CCCGTTAATAAAAGCCCAGCGCCGCGGTGTTACTCCAGTGAAACGAAAGGGGGGAGGCCGAGCTCACGTTCGTTTTGCCAATTAatcccatcccaccaccaccacccaccccccccccgccctgttcTGAACAGAGGCGCCGTCACCATTAACACGGTTTCTTGCTTCGTTTTAAAGTGCCTGTGCGGCCGGGCGCCGGACCGGGAAGACCCCTCACCGCTGCGTGCCTAATCTGCAACTTCGGGTTAATATGGACTAAAGCAGTTACATCGTGAGAAGTGCTGACGGTATGTGATGTCTTTCCTTACACAAATGTagcccccccctctccctcccccttccccttcctccttcacCAGATAGTGTAGCCGCCATCTGAGCCTCCCAGGAAGAAGTTTCCCTTCCGTTGCGTCACCACGACGTTGGCTCCCTGCATCACGGCCAGCTGGGCGGCGTTGGGGGGACAGCCAGGAGGGGGGggctggaagagagagaaaggagaggcgGGAGGATCAGCCGAGGTCGGTGTCACCACAGGAGGCGGCACAAAGCCACCACGGGGACGCAGAAACCTCCCAGTCGACGTCCCCATCGCTTTCTACCAAGCAAAGGCTGAGCGACAAGAGGCCAGGAGCCGATGGGCGACGCCGGGTTCCTCGTCCGTGCCCTGCCCTCTCTTTTCAGAGCCCGCAGCCCACGCGCTGACCCCGGCTTTCTGCCCACGCAGAGGAGCCTGCGAGCCGGGGAGCACCACCTTCACGCGGCCACGAGCCACGGAGGGGAACGGCCCGGGGAGCGGGAACCTCCCACAGCTCCACTGGAGCATGGAGAGGCCAAGGCCGCGTTTGGGGCCAGGGGAAGTCGGGTCGCTAAGCAGCCCCACTGGCTCGCCTCCCCCCGAAGCGCATCACagcatggccccacagccaaATCGGGGCTAGCACTGGCCACGCGATGGCTTTGCTGTGAGCCAGAACCACCTGCGAGCCTACGCGGCTGCAGGCAGGTTGGCCAGAGGCAGCAAACCCTCAGCGGGAAAGTAGGAGCTTACTCTTCTCCCAAATGACGGATCGGGGAAGAAATATGTTTCTCTCCGACAACAAAGGCCCTCTTCTCGCCCCCGCCACCGCCTGCAAACCCCTAACGCTGAAGCCCGCAGGGTTTTGAGGGCACATTTATACtcacagggatgctgggggttCCGCCAGCCCCAAACCTTGCTCCAGCATCAAAGCCACCTTCGACAAGGACTGTCGAGCCCGGAGGATACACCGGTCCCACGGGGTAATATGCCATGGGGACCGAGGAGCCGATCGGCCCCACGGCCATGGACTGGGCCATGGGCAGGAAGACGGAAGCGCCAGGATACGCCGCAGACATCGTGGGGACGGTGGCAGCCCCCAGAGGCACGAAGCTGGGACGGTAAAGCTgtgagggaaaggggggggggaaaaacaggcGGTGCAAGTTTAGAGACttggacacggagctgttggagcggggccggaggaggtcccggagatgctgggagggctggagcccctctgctgtggggacaggctgagagagctgggggggttcagcctggagaagagaaggctccgcagagaccttggagccccttccagtccctcaaggggctccaggaaagctggggagggactctggagcagggaggggagccatgggacgagggggaagggttttacactgcaagagggagatttaggtgagatctggggaagaaattcttggctgtgaggggggtgagcccctggcccaggttgcccagagaagctgtggctgccccatccctggaggggttcaaggccaggttggccggggcttggagcaacctgggctgggggaagatgtccttgcccagggcaggggggggaaacTGGAGTgagctttaatgtcccttcccacccaaaccattctctgttTCTATGACCTACTCCCCACCCCCAGCGGTTGCTCAGCCTGGCTGTGGAAGCATCAGCCCCGACGCGGACTTTCACCCTCCTGCTCGCGCAAGGCACTCCCCTTCCCCGGGCGTTTCCTCTGGGTTGTGGCAAAAGAACATTTTCCCCACGGTTGGAGAAagttcccccctcttcccccgcAAGAATCCAATTAAAAGTGATTATCGCAGATGAGTTTTACAGCGACAGGTGAGCTACATTTGTCATCTTAACTCAAGGGGAAGCTCGGCAACATTTGTCACTTTGGCTAATTCAGATCTCGTAAACGAGAAACTGGGGACAAACGGCCGCGCCAGCGACACCAGCAGCAAACAAACCctccagatggaaaaaaaaataaataaaaataaaaaaaaatattgcagctgTAAACTtattcagaaggaaataaaaccttgGGAGAAGCGTCCCTACCTCGGAATAAGCCGGAGGCGCGTCTGTGTACGGCGGCGGCTGCGGAAGGGGCAGAGTCTGGGGGTAGACGGCGGGGGACTGGATGGGGTAGGACGGCTGGGGGGGGTAcggtcctgaaaaaaaaaaagggggggagtcAGCGCGGGGCGGAAACGGCGCCGGCCGGGACACTGAGGGGTTGttggggtgtttggtttttttttttttttaatcggcaATCCCCGTTTCTTAATTTATCACGTGAGCAGAAGGGGGTATCGGCGTCTGTGAACCCGCCCGGGCcatcgcccccccaccccactccccccgccCTTGGCATTTCGGTCCCCGGCAAAAACAAAACCGAGAGTGAaaacggcttttttttttccggaaCTGGAAGCAGTGGGAAAGCAGGAAGTTTGGCAaagcataaataataataataataataataataataataataataataataataataataataataatacaaccaAATTCCCCTGGGTCGCGGCCCCTGCTCAGAATCGCCAATTCTTAACCCAAATTCAGCCCCTTTCCTCTGGGATCGGGACGGGCTcctggggtcccccagccccccagtgtcccccccatcccccccagccGGGACAGGCCTATTCAGCCACTGCAgccccccgggggtgtcccctccctgtcccccccgagCCGGGGCCTTTTGGCGGATATCAGCCCCCTCAGCTGTCCCCATGTTGtcccctgggggtgtccccaggccccACACAGggatctcccccccccccataatgaAGGGGTCTCACCCACTCCCCCCTTACATCACCCAGGGGGTCCCCAGTGTCATCCAGGGGTGGGTGTCCCCCCCGTTGTCCCCCCCGGCCGGGGCCTTTCGGGAGGTCTGAACCCCCTCAACCGCCCCCATATTGTCCCACGGGGGTCTCCCCCCCGGGCCCTCCCCCTTACATCATCCAAGGGGTCCCCAATGTCACCCAGGGGCACCCGTTCCCtgctgcgccccccccccaaccccgcccgGGGCCTTTCGGGGGTCTCAACCCCCTCAGCTGCCCCCATGTTGTCCCCAAGGTGGGTCCCCCCCTAACGAAAGGGTCTCCCCCCCCGGGGCCTCCCCCCAACGTCACCCAGGGGGTCCCTGGTGTCAcccagggggtgtgtgtgtgtgtccccagctgccccccaggcaGCGGGGTCCCCCCCGTGGGGCTGGGCTCTCCCCCACCCGCCATTACGtcacccggggcgggggggggccggtcCTGCGCCCTGCCATAAAATGGGGTCCCTTCTGACGTCATGCGGGGGATTCCTTacgtcgggggggggggggtgtctccctcACCTCAGCGCTCCCCCCTCCAATGGGGTCCCCCTGGCGTCACGCGCGGGGGGTCCCTCTCACTCCAGCTCCTACTGGGGTCCTCCTCACGTCACCCGGGGGATCCCCTACGTCACCGGGGGATGGGGTGGGTCTCCCCACCTCGTCTCGCCCTCCCCGCATGGAATGGGGTCCCCTGACGTCACGCGTGGGCAGCACGTCGTGTACCCCCCCGCCCTACGTCACGGcgcggagggggggtgggggcgcGCGCGGCACTCACAGGGTTAAGGCGGGGCCGAGCGCGCGCGGCGCTATAGCGACCCCGcgcaccccccccgccgccccgctcccattggccgcccggccccggcccgctcccgcGGTCACGCGCTGCGGCGCCGCCCTTAAAGGCGCCGCGTCCCGGAACGGCGCTGCccggagtgtgtgtgtgtgttggggggaaCCGGAGGGGAGGGGCGGGTGGTCGCTGCCGGTGAGGCGCAGGGTTGAGGGGCGGGGAGGAGGTTCGCGGCTCGGGCCCGGTCCCCACTTGCCTTTGCCGTTCATGGCGGCGCTGcgtccggcggcggcggctcgcgCTCTGCCCGCGCCGCGCGCTTCCTGCTCGGTGTCACCgcggcgccgcggggggggggggggggaggggggcggggggggggggggagcggaggggtgGGGGCAGGAAGCGGGCGCCGCGCGTCGGTGGCGTCACcgcgc
The window above is part of the Chroicocephalus ridibundus chromosome 24, bChrRid1.1, whole genome shotgun sequence genome. Proteins encoded here:
- the DAZAP2 gene encoding DAZ-associated protein 2, which produces MNGKGPYPPQPSYPIQSPAVYPQTLPLPQPPPYTDAPPAYSELYRPSFVPLGAATVPTMSAAYPGASVFLPMAQSMAVGPIGSSVPMAYYPVGPVYPPGSTVLVEGGFDAGARFGAGGTPSIPPPPPGCPPNAAQLAVMQGANVVVTQRKGNFFLGGSDGGYTIW